Within the Candidatus Eisenbacteria bacterium genome, the region AAAGAAACGCGCGCGCCTCCCGGCACGCGCGTTTCGCTTTTGGAAGCCGCCCGGAGCTTCGGATCAAACCTCAGCTAAGAACTTCCCGTTCCTGAAGACGACCTTGCCGTCCGCATGGATCTCTCCGCCCTTCCGCATGTCCTTGATCATGTCCCAATGAAGGGTCGATTGGTTCATGCCTCCGGATTCGGGGATCGAGCGCCCGACCGCCATGTGGATCGAGCCTCCGATCTTCTCGTCGAAGAGAATGCTCCGAGTGAAGCGCGTGATTCCGTAGTTCGTGCCGACGGCCACTTCTCCGACGCGGCGCGCTCCTTCGTCCATGTCGAGGAGGCTCTTCAAGAGATCCTCCCCTTTCGCCGCCTCCGCTTTCACGACCTTCCCCTTCCTGAAGGCGAGCCGGACATCGGTCACCTCGCGCCCCTGATAGATGGCGGGGTACGTGTAGCGGATCGTTCCTTCGACGGAGTCCTCGACCGGACCGGTGAAGATCTCGCCGTCGGGAAGGTTGTGGTGGCCGTCACAATTGATCCACTTGCGTCCTTTCACGGACATGCGGATGTCCGTGTCCTCGCCGACGATCCGAAGATCGCGGATATGGTTGAATCTGCGGACCAGCGCCGCTTGCCGCGCGGAGATCTTCTTCCACTCGGCGATCGGGTCCTTGCGGTCGACGAAGAGCGCGCGATAGACGAAGTCCTCGTACTCCGAGAGCGCCATGTCCGCTTCCTGAGCCTCGGCTTCGACCGGGAACGGCGCGATCATGAAGGTCCATTCCTTCTTCGCCATTCGGGAGAAATAGGTCTCCACGATTCGGCGACGCGCTCTTTGCGCGCGAGCGACCTTCTTCGGGTCAACGCCGCTGTTCCTTCTCGTGTTGCTCTTCGCCCACACGAGAATCCTCGCGCGCGTCATTTCCGCCTCGTGAAGCTCGGAAGGAGAGGTTTGATCGAGCTGGTGCGGGGCCGCCTCCCGAAAAAAGATCTCCTCGGCCCAACCGGGTTGGATTCGCAGGATCGGATGACCGCCCGCCGAGAGAGTCTCCCGATAGAGCTCCTCCGCGAGAGGTTCCCCGACCGGCTCGTACGCGATCACGATCGCGTCTCCCTTCTTCACGCCGATCGAGTAGCGGCAGATGAGGCGGGCGAGGCGCTCCACGCGCGGGTCTTTCATTTCCTTCGTCTCCTTTCGTCGTACGCCCCCGGCTCCGGTCGCTCGGGGGCCGGCGGTTCCTCATCGGAGGGGAACAAGGCCGAGGTTGCGCGAGCCGGGACGGCTCCCGCGAAGAGAAAGCGCGCGCGGCCGGCCGCGAAGAGCGAATGCGAGAGAGCCCCGGAAAGAACTCCGGGGCTCCCATCGCTCTCTCCTCTCGAATCGACCCTCTACTTCCCCGGGCACTGGGAAACGACGCGAGGGTCGATCCCCTTGTTGCCGTACGCCTTGTCGAAGGCCGCGCTGAACTCCTGGGCGAGCTTCCGCGCGCGCGCGTCGTAGGCGTCCTTGTCCTTCCATGTGTTCTTCGCGATGAGCAGCTCCTTCGGAACGCCGGGGACCTCCACCGGTACTTCGATGTGGAAAAGCGGATCGCGTTCGCAGGAAACCTTCGCGAGCTTCCCGGAAAGGGCCGCGTCGACCAGCGCTCGGGTCAGCTTGATGTCCATGCGGGAGCCGACGCCGTACGGACCGCCGCTCCACCCGGTATTGACCAAGTAGACCTGCGTGCCGTGGCGCGCGAGCCTCTCTCCCAGAAGGCGCGCGTAGACATCCGGGTTGCGCGGCATGAAGGGAGCCCCGAAGAAGCGGGAGAAGGTCGAGACCGGATCCTTCACCCCCGTCTCCGTCCCCGCGAGCTTGCTCGTGTATCCCATGAGGAACCAGAGCATCGCTTGGTCCTGGTCGAGTTTCGCGACCGGCGGCAGCACGCCGTTCGCGTCGGCCGCGAGAAAGAGAATCGTCTTCGGATGTCCGCTCACCGGGTTCTTCTTGTAGTTCGTGAGGAAGGTCCGCGGGTAGGAGACCCGGGAATTCGGCGTCAGCCGCTCATCGTCGACGTCGAAGACCCCGCCCGGGTACATCATGCAATTCTCGATCAGCGCTCCGTGCTTGAGCGGGTTCGCCTTGTGGAAAGTAGCCTTCCAGATCTCGGGCTCCTTCTCCTCGCGGAGGTTGATCAGCTTCGCGTAGCAGCCGTTCTCGAAGTTCGCGATTCCGCTGTCGCACCAACCGTGCTCGTCGTCGCCGAGAAGCGCGCGCCTCGGGTCCGCCGAGAGGGTCGTCTTCCCCGTGCCGGACAGACCGAGAAGGAGCGCCGAGTTCCCCTTCTTGTCTTCGTTCGCCGAACAATGCAAGGGAAGAACTTCGATACCCGGAAGCAGATAGTTCATCACGGTGAAGATGAGCTTCTTGCAGCTTCCGCCGTACGCCGATCCGTAGACGAGCCCCACCCTCTTCTCGAAATCCATCGCGACGATCAGGTCCGAGGTCTTGCCGTCCGGGAGCTTGCGGAGCCGGCCCTCGTACTTCTTCGTCTGGATCTTGTCGTACGGAAGCACGAAGAGGAGGAACGGCGTCTTGGCGAACGGGCTCGAGCTCATCTCTTTGTGGAGGGGAAGGAACATGTTGTCCGTGAAGAGCACCGTGGATGCGAAATACGAAACGGTGCGGATGGGAAGCGCGTAGGAAGGATCCGCGCCGACCACGCGGTCGGTGATGTAGATCTGTTTCTTCGCCGCCAGGACCTTGAGACCGTCCTTCCAGAGCATGTCGAAGGTTTCCGGATCGAGGGGAATGCAGTTCGGAGAATCCCAGTCGATATCCGCCTCGATGCCCGGCCGCCTCACGATCACCGTGTCCTTCGGCGCGCGCCCCGTCGACTCGGGCGGAGTCCACGTCGCTAGGGCGCCGTTGGCGGAGACGAGAGCCTCTTTGTTGTCGATGACATGCTGGATGATCTCGCTTCGCTTGAGGTTGCGGCGCACCTTCCTGTGCTTCGCGATTACCTGATTGAGCGTCTTCGCATGATCCATAATCCGAGTCTCCTCTCCCGTCGTCGATGCCTCACGCCCGTGCGGATGAGCCGGTGAACGGTTTGTGCCCGCCTCGATCGAATCGGAGACATTATTCTAGAAGAGCGGGGCCCCGATGGCAACGAAACCGAAAGGAGGTCCGCCCGGCCCCGAGGCCCTGAGACTCCCGCCCGCCGCGGGGGCGCTAACCGGTTGTGCTATCATTCATTAGGAGGTACGATCCGCACGGATTCGAAGGGGGCGGGGTAGGACGCGGCGGTGCCTCTCGGCTCCTCTTGCGTTCCGCCGCGTTCTGTGACATTGCTTTCACGTTCCGCGCGATTCTCCCCGCCGCTTCGTGTATGATTGAGCGACGGCGAGGTTGGGCGCAGCAAGGAGTGATGATGGAAGAAGTCCGCCGAGCCCGATGCCCCCAAGAAAACTCCCGCAACGATCGCGATCCGGGAAGAGTGGTGCAAAGGGTGCGAGTTCTGCGTGAAGTACTGCCCTCGGGATGTGCTCGAGATGAACGGCGTTCTCGCCGTCGCGATTCATCCCGAGCAGTGCACGCGCTGCCAGATCTGCGTATGGGTGTGTCCGGATTTCGCGATCAAGGTGACCTAGGGGAGAACATGACAATCGTGTCGAAAGCGAATGCTGGACCCGCCAAGAGCGCGGTCCGAGTGATGACCGGTAACGAGGCGTGCGCCGAGGCGGCGATCGCGGCCGGCTGTCTGTTCTTCGGCGGCTACCCGATCACGCCTTCCTCAGAGATCGCCGAAGTCCTCTCGAAACTGCTCCCGCGCGTCGGCGGGAAGTTCATCCAGATGGAAGACGAAATCGGCGCGATGGGCGCCGTGATTGGAGCGTCGCTCGCGGGCGCCAAGGCGCTGACGGCGACCAGCGGACCCGGGTTCTCGCTCAAGCAGGAGAACATCGGCTACGCCTGCATGGCCGAGGTCCCATGCGTGATCGTGAACGTCATGCGCGGAGGACCGAGCACGGGACTCCCCACGCTTCCGGCGCAATCGGACGTGATGCAGGCCCGCTGGGGAACGCATGGAGATCACCCGATCATCGCGCTCTGTCCCCGGGGCGTACGCGAGACGTACGATTTCACCGTTCGCTCGTTCAACCTCGCGGAGACGTACCGCACGCCGGTGATCCTCCTCCTCGACGAAATCATCGGCCACGTCAACGAGAAGGTGACTCTCCCCGATCGAATCCGCGTGGTGGAGCGCGTGAAGCCCGGGGCCGACGTGACGGAGTACTTGCCGTATCCGGACACCGATACGGACGTACCGCCGATGGCGAGCTTCGGAGAGGGGCATCGTTTCCACGTGACGGGTCTCGTGCACGACGAAACCGGTTTTCCGACGAACAACCCGGAGAAGATCGAGCACATGCTCCGGCGCCTGAACCGGAAGATCGACCGTCATGCGGACCGGATCATCCAAGTGGAAGAAGATGCGAACGAGAACGCGCGGATCGGCGTCGTCGCTTACGGCTCGACGGCTCGCTCCGCTTCCTACGCGGTCCGCCTCGCTCGCGAGGAGGGCATTCCCGTCTCCATCCTCTCGCTCCTCACGATCTGGCCGTTCCCGGAGAAGCCGATCCGCGAGATGGCGAACCGCGTTTCGGACATCGTGGTTCCCGAGATGAACCTCGGCCAGCTCGCCCATGAAGTGGAATGGGCGGCCTGCGGGAAAGCCCGTGTTCACAGAGTCAACCGCATCGACGGAGAACCGATCCATCCGCAGCACGTTCTTGACGCGATCCGCGCGGCAGCGAGGGGAAAGTGATCGACTTCGAAAAATACCTGCGCATCAAGAAGTTCCCGCTGATCTGGTGCACCGGGTGCGGGAACGGAATCGTTCTCAAGGGAATGCTCGGCGCGATCGACCGGATCGGCCTCGACAAGAACAAGATCACGGTCGTCTCGGGCATCGGCTGCTCGAGCCGAGCGACCGGGTATGTCGACTTCAACACGCTGCACACCACGCACGGCCGCGCGATCGCGTTCGCCACCGGGGTCAAGTTCGCGAACCCGGAGCTCACGGTGCTCGTCGTCACAGGCGACGGCGACGCGACCGCAATCGGCGGGAATCACTTCATCCACGCTGCGCGGCGCAACATCGACATCACGGTGATTCTCTACAACAACTGGATCTACGGAATGACCGGAGGACAGGTCTCGCCCACGACCCCGCACGGCATGCGGGCGACGACTGCCCCGTTCGGCAACCCGGAGGGCTCGTTCGACATCTCCCGCCTGGCGATCGCCGCCGGCGCCTCGTTCGTCGCACGCGGCTCGGTGACGAGTCCCGTCAAGCTGAGCCAGTACATCGAAAAGGGGATCCGGAAGAAGGGATTCGCGCTGATCGAGGCGTTCACTCCGTGCCCCACAGCGTTCGGCCGGCAGAACAAGATGGGGAAGGCGATCGACAATCTTGAATGGATCGAGGAAAGAACGGTCGACGTGAAGAAGGCGGCTGCGCTCAGCCCGGAAGAACTCGAGGACAAGCTGGTAACAGGCATTCTCGTCGACGTGGAAAAAGCGGAATACACGGAGCTCTACGACAAGTTGGTCGAAAACGTGCGGGACAAACCAGTCGACCTGCACGTTCCCGAGCGTGAAGTCGTGCTCGCGAGCATCGCCGTCGCGGGAGGAGAGGAACTATGAGCTTTCGCTGCGAGATGCGTCTGAGCGGCGAGGGGGGCCAAGGTCTCGTGCTCGCTGGGAAGATCCTCGCGGAGGCTGCCGCGATCTACCAGGGTATCAACGCCACCCAGAGCCAGTCGTACGGTCCCGAGGCGCGCGGCGGGGCCAGCCGCTCCGAGATCATCCTGTCCGACGAGGACATCGACTACCCGAAAGCGGTACGGCTCGATCTTCTGCTCGCTCTCACGCAAGAGGCGTGCGACCGATACGTCGTGGACCTCAAACCGTCCGGCGTCCTTCTCGTCGATTCGGACGCGGTGAAGAAGGTGCCCGAAGGTCCGTTCAGGACGTACCGCGCGCCCGTCATCCGGGGGGCGCGGGAGACGATCGGGCGCGAAATAGTCGCGAACATCGTCGCGCTCGGCATCATCACGCGCATCGCCGACGTGATCGATGAAGAATCGGTTCGAGAGGCGATCCTCACGCGAGTGCCGAAGGGGACGGAGGAGATCAACCTGAAGGCGTTCGAGCTGGGGCTTTCCATGGCCGACCGGCTCATCGCCGAGGAAGCCGGAAAGCCCGGCGCGAACTAGCCGCCCGGAACGCGCGCTCTCCCTCCCAGACGACGCGGAGAGTGCGGCACACGCGCGGCTCACCCCAACACGCGGGCGTATCCCGCAGCCCGGACAAGCGGATATGCTGCGCTACTTCCGGCGGCTCGAGGAACGGTCCCAAGAGCTTGGGAACCACCGTCGCAAGCACGTCCACGCCGTCGACAAGCACGGCAGGCTTCTCATCGACCGTTTGGAGGAATCGGGCCTCTTCGATCGCGTTCACCTTCGCCAGCTCGCGCAGGATCCCATCGCCGAAATGGACGCGGTTCTCGAGGCGGGCCGCGACGCCGAGGAGAAGCTCGTCCTCCTCGGAACCTACTACTCGATTCAGTTTCTCCAGATGAACATCCGCTCGATCGACCTCCTGCGATTGGACGCGAGCGGGTCCGATGACCGCACAGGCGTTTGCCGCGACTTCATCCGCGGGGTCGGAGACGACTTCCTCAAGCTGATCAGCGGATACATGACGCGCGTTCTCGACCTCTCGTTCGGAGACGAGCCCCGCCCCGAGTTCATCGTTTGTTCGGTAGGAACGCGCATGCACCAGGACGATGTCGATCTGGGCATCATCGATGACGGAAGCAGGGCGCGCGTCAACCTGAACCGCGCGATCGCGAGGACGGCCCGGGAGATGATGCGCTACGCGAGCGTGCCCGATTTCTATCTCTCCGAGCACGTCGGGGTAGAGAACTACACGGCCTCGATCGACGAGTACCGCCGGCGCCTCGATAAGAAGATACTCGACTTCGTGAGCGTGACGGAGATCCTCTCCGTCTACCCGCTCGTCGGCAGCCAGGAGCTGTTCAACCGCTTCCGGAGACGGATCATCGGCCGGTACTACTACCGGCCTCGCGGCGAGAACCGAGAGCACGAGGGGTATCTCCGCGGGCTGCTGGGGGAGATCGAATCGCTCTTACTCTGGCCGCACGAGCCCGAGCGGATTCACCCCAAGGAAGACCTCCTCCGCTTGGTCGGGGCGATCGTGAGCGCCTACCGATGCGTCTATCGGATCGAGGAGTCGGATCGATGGGAGGCGATGCGGCTTCTCGGGAAGAAGGTGCGCCGCCATCGGGAGGATCTTGCCGAGCTCGAAAAGAACTACACCCACGTCGAGACCTTTCGCCATCTCTACCAGCTGTTCTCCGCGCAGGAGGAGGAGATCGATCTTACCAATCCGGTCGAGCAGAACACCCTCCAGCAGGTCGCTCTCACGATGGGATACGAAGACGTTGGGGTCATCCGCGCGCGCGAGCAGCTTCTCGTTCGGTATTTCCAGCATGTTCGGCGCGGCCGCCAGACCGTTCGATCGCTCGTGCCGCTCTTGTCCGAGCACATCCGGAAGACCTCCGTCTTTTCCACATGGATGCGACCGGACGCCCAGGATGAGGGGGCGGTTCCCAAGAGGAATCTTCCCGTCGGCTTTCTTCGCCACGTGCGCTACTTCCAGGGCATCAAGTATTGGAACGATCTCCTCGAGGCGCTTGAGAATGAACGAGGCGACCTGCTCGATCGGTTCCTTACCGACATGTTCGCTCTCGATGAGTCCCATCGCACGCAAGTCCTGAAGTACTACGCCTCCTGGGGATACGAGACGTTCTATACGCTCGAGCGCCTGCTGGTCGTGTTCGGACGAAATACGCGAAAGCGAGGCGCTCGCGAGGTGTTCGAGGGCTTGAACCGGGCCTTTCTGGACACAATCCAGGGAACGCCGGACGATATTCGGCGCCTCGCGACCGTCTTCGTTCATTACCCCTTCATGACCTACCGCTATCTGACCCTCATGGACGACCGTTCCCTGGCGGAGTTTCACTCCAAGCTCGGAGGGGAAGTCTGGGACGCGCAGGCGGGGCGTTGGCGAGATTGGCTCGTGCGTCTCTGCGAGATCCTCCGCCGATCGAGCCGGTTCTTCCGGAGATCGATCGACCGCGTGTGCGAGAATCATCCTGAGTATCTTCTCTACTTCGGCGACCTCAAGAAGCTCGACCGGATCACGAAGGGGATTCTCGCGGATCTTCTCCGCCTGCCTTCCCACGACCAGCAGAAGAAGGAACTCGGCGCCTACTACGACCTGCAGTTCCTTCGGATCGGTCTCGCCACGCTTCAAGGAATGCCTCTCTCCCAGCTTGACGCGGAATTCACCGAGTTCGCCGACTACTTCCTCGAAATCCTCTTCGATATTTGCAAGGCGGAAGTGGACGCCGAACAGGGGCGGCGTCTTCACACACACGATTTGCTCGCTCTCTTCGTCGCCGGGGGTCATGCGCGCGAGCGGGCACACCAAGACGACTACGATCTCATTGTCCTCCTTAACTCCGATTCGGAAGACGTCCATGAGTACACGAACCAGATCATCACGCGTCTCAACCGGGAGATCAGCCGGAGAGGCATCATGCCGCAATACCACCTGGCCGATCGATTCGGGAGTTTCGTGACGCGTTTCTCTGAACTCGAGAGCTTCCTGCGCGGCGAGGGGAAGACGTCTTACGTCGACATGTCCCAGCTTCTCGGCGCCCGCCAAATCGTCGGGAGCAGCCGCCTGGAAGCGGAATTCAACCGCCGGATCGTCGAAGGCTGCATCTACGAGAACAAAGACATCTACACGATCTCGGTGATCGGTGAGATCGAGTCCCGGAGAAGCTTCATGGGCGAACAATGCGAGGGAACGGAGTTCGACATCAAGGAGTGCCGGGGCGGTCTCAGGGACCTGGAAATGGGAATGCTCCTCTGGAAGGTGATGTACCGGATCCGGGAACCGATCGGAGGGCGCTTCTGGGACGTGCTCGCCGAGAAGTGCCCCGGACAGCGCTGGGAGTTCAAGGAGTTGAAGGAATCGTATCAGTTCCTGAATCGCCTTCGGGACGTCTACCGACTCTCGGTCGCCCCGGTCAACGTGCTGAACCCCGCCTTCATGGGGCGCCCGGCCGAGCTGCTCGGCTATCGTTCCTCCGACGGCCTCACCGCCGGCGAGAAGCTCCTCCGCGACCATGCGAAGCACTCCTCCCGGGTCGCCGAGAGCCTCGATCGGCTCATCCGGGACGCCGTCAAGTTCGAGGGAGGAACCTCTCCTCCAGAAGGCCGTGCCGAAGCCCTCGATCGCTGACGACGAACTTCGGCGCCCCCAGCTTCAGGAGCGCCGCGCGCGCCACCGCCGCTCCCGCGAGAATCACGTCGGCGCGTTCGGGCGGAAGACCCTTGATCTTCTTGCGTTCCTCGACCGAAAGGGGCCGCAAGAGATCGATCTGGCGTTCGAGCTCGACGAGAGCGACCTCGGCCCCTCTCGTACCCGCCGGATCGAAGGGCTCCGTCCGTCTCATGACCGCCGCGATCGTCGCAGCGGTTCCCCCGACGCCGATCGGCGCTTCCGCACAGAGAGGAAGACCAGAAAGAGCGCTTGTCACATGAAGCAAAAGCTCCTCGAGTTCCCGCGCGGCGACCGGATCCGAGCGGAGAAACCGATCGGTCAGAAACCGGACGCCGATCGGAAGGCTGACCGTTCTCTCGATCCGATCGCCGCTGCCGCTCGCGAACTCGACGCTCCCGCCTCCTATGTCGAACACACATGTCTCCCCTTCGGCGCGGCCCAGGATCGAACGGGCTCCGCGGTAGGAGAGCCTCGCCTCTTCTTCGCCGGAGAGGATCTCGATCGAGACGCCGAGAGCGCGCGACCGAGCGAGAAACTCGTCCGCGTTCCCGGCCGTCCTCAGCCCCATCGTTCCGACGACCACGACGCCTCGCGCGCCCCGCTCTCGAGCGGCCTCGAGGAACTCCGCAAGGACACCGAGGGTTCTCTCCGCAGCTTCCTCCCCGATCCGGCCTCGCGCGTGAAGGTCCTTCCCGAGACGCGTGACGGCGACCCGTTCCTCGACGACCTCGATGCCGGCAAGAGAGACACTCGCGATGAGCAGCTTCACCGAGTTCGTCCCGATGTCGATCGCCGCCCGTGTTTCCGATCCGCGTCTCTTGCGGGATTCCTGCATCCCTTCGTTCCCTCCGTTCCGCCCAAAGCGCGGTCAATCCGCAATCAACAAACCGATCAAGGCGGCCGCCGCCACCCAGAGAACTGCATAGTCCATCCCGAGCACCGGAAGGAAGAGAACGCTTCCGGCGAGCGCGCCGGCGCTCCCCCCGATGAGGTCCGCCGCGTAGAGCGTCTCGCCGGACGCACCTCTCCTTTCCGCTGCGCGGCAGAAGATCGCCCCCACGAGAAGAGCCCCGAGAAGAAGCCACGCAAAGAAGACCGGAACCGAACCCGCGACGCCCCATCGGAAGAAGGCGATCGTGAGGAGCGAGTGCGCGGCCAGCAAGAGAAGCAAGATTCGGCCGCCGCCCGGCGCGCGCGCGGCGAGCCTCCCCGCCCAAGGCGAGAGCGCCAGACCTCCCATGAACCCGGCGAGAAGAAGACCGACATCGCGATACAAGACCCCGCTCGCAGTCTGAAACCGAAGAAGGACCGCGAACTCGATCACAACCCCCGCGAAACCGGCAAGCGCGACGAGAAGCGCATCGGCTCGGGGAGACCCGCCGCGCATCCGAAAGAAGACGGCGAAGAGCAAGACGAGAAACGCCCAGATCCAGGCTCCCCCGGGAAGATCGAGATCGGCGAAGGGCCTATGAAAGCGAGAGAGCCAGAGGAGAATCGTGAAGGAGTAGCAGATCGGCCGTCTGTCCGAGTTGACCGGCACGAGAAGCCCGCGCATCTTCTCGTCGATCGAAGCGAAGCGGTCATTCGTATAGAGATAGCGAACGTATGTATCGTTCACGAGTCGAGTTTCGATCGCTCGTTCTCGGAGACGGCGGCCGAGCGCGCCGTGGTCCCGATCGAGGGGCTCGTCGGAGGCGAGAAAGATGTTCGAGGCGCCGGGCAGAACGACGACATCCGAGAACGTCTCTCGCAGGGCTCGGTGGATGCTGGCGTTTCTTCGCGCGAGAAGCGGCGTCCAGAGTTGCTCCGCGGAGGCGAGCCGAAAGGCGAGCACACCCCCGGGCCGAAGGGCGCGCGCGGAATCGCGGAAGAACTCGCGTGTGAAGAACCGGTTCGAAGCGCCTGCACCCGGATCAGGCCCGTCGATAAGAACGGCGTCGTAGCGGCTCGCGGCCCGCCGCACTTCCCGCCTCGGATCGCCGACAAGAAGCCGAACGTCCGGCGCTCCTTCCGAAACTCGCCGATCCTCCGGCAGATGCTTCCGGCCGAGCTCCAATAGGGCGCGGTCCGTTTCCACTACGTCGATCCGATCGGGGCGATGCTTCCGAGCCTCGACCGCCGCGCCGGTCATCGAGCCCCCAACGAGAAGAACTTCTCTCGGAGATTCCCTCTGGATCAGCGCGAGATGGACGAGCTCCTCAGGATTCGTGCTCTCCGTGTCGAACGAGAGCGCGCCGTTTTCGAAGACCGCGATCTGTCCCCCCCTCTCCGTCAGCGTGATCCGGCCGTAGGGGGAGTCGCGGCTCGCGAGAAGCGATGGGAGTTGCCACCGCTGGGTCTTTCGGTCGACGTCGTCGCCCGCGAGAAGAAGCACTCCGAGGAGCGCGCTCCCGCCAACGCGGAAGAGAAGACGAGACGACGCGCCGAGGCGCGGGAAGAACGACGCGACGAAGAGAGCCGAAGACCCGAGGAGAAGCGCGACCGCCGAGGCGGGAGCTCCTGCGGCGAGAAGAAGAACGGACGCGATGCCCCCCGCCACCCCGCCGAGCGACTCGAGCCCATACGCGACCCCGAAGCCTCCGCCGAGAGCGCGCGAGCGCCGCGCGGCTTGAACGAACGATAGCCCGAGGATGAATCCGGCGGGCGCGAGCACGATCGCCAGCACGACGACCTGCTGTTCCAGGGGGAGATAGGCTCCCGGCGTCGCGCGAAGGAGAAGACGCGCGCCCCTGGCGAGCGCGACGGTTGCGGGCAACGCGAGGCCGGCCAGCGCGAGGCACGGCGCCGGCTCCGCGCCGGTCCCGCCCCATCCCCTCCGTCCGGCGAAAGCCCCCGCGCCGGTGCCGATCATCCAGAAAGCGATGGATAGAAGAACGACGAGCTCGCTCCCGAAGAACGCGACCGCCGATTCCCGAATGAGAACGACCTGGGCGAGAATCGAGAAGAACCCGATGAAGATCAGGACGAACTGCATCTCTAGTTATGATCCGGCAGAAACTCGACCGGTGTTTCTCGGCCGGTCGGTCCGGGCGCGGCGGATCGTTTATCGCACGACTTCTTCTTCGTGAAAGACATCCGCTTGAAACACGAAGAGTCGCGCTTCCTTCTTCCAACAGCCGCCCGGAAGACCCGCTTTCGCGCAGAGATGATCGAGCATCTCCTCGCGGCTCCATCCTTGTTCGGGCGCCACCTGCGGGAGAAAGATGGCGGACCTTCCGTCCTTTTCGATCACGACGCCGTCCCGGCCGACCACGATGTCTCCCGGCTTTGCGACTCTCCGCCTCGGCGTGAGAACCGAGATCTCGATTGCGATCTCGCCCCACTCCTCGAGCGTCAGGGGAGCGAAGCGGCGATCGCTGAAGGCCGACTTGAGAGCCGTCTCCGACACGACACGATAGAGAGGCCGATCCTCTCCCATGTGTCCGATGCACCCCCTCAGCTCTCCGTTCTTCTTCAGCGTGACGAAGGCGCCCCTCGCGACGAGGAGCTCCGGATCGTCGGCGCGCGGAAGAGGCGCGGTGCGCGTCCGAAGGTACTGATCGATTGTGCACCGCGCGTGGCGAAGAAGAGCACGCTTCTGATCCGCGCGGAGCGGCGAGCCGTCCCCCTTCGCGCTCGGCCGGTCGAGGCCGGAGAAGTCGGGGGAGGTCACGCCGGTCCCAAACACGACCGCGCCGTACCCGACGACTCGCCCCGGATCTCCGATTGCGGCATCTCCGGAGTTCGCGTAGCTCACGGCGACCCCGTACGGCGCGCCTAGTCTTCTTGCCGCGCGCATGACCACGAGTATCGGCGCTTCGCCGCACGCGGCCGTGGAGAGCCCCGGGATGCCCCGGTTCATCTCGCGGCGGATCGTCGCCCGCACCGAGTCCGGATCGCCCGCGGCGATCGCCCGAAGAACCCTCCCGTCGGTCGTCGCCGCGTCGTCTTGCGCCGGATAGTGGGAGAGATCCGTGCTCGCGACGATCAGCGCTCCCCGATCCGCGGCCGCGTCGGCGAGCGCGTCGCCGAGAGCATCGCAGAGATCCGGATCGGCGCTCCCGACGACGACAGGCACGATCTTCGCCCTCGGG harbors:
- the amrB gene encoding AmmeMemoRadiSam system protein B, which translates into the protein MTALIIAGPGEALGETRPEAVAGSFYPADPSELRRAIDCYLEDAVDRPVPGPMALIAPHAGYIYSAQIAADAYKQAADLNPSTVIIIGTNHTVPAFRGAAVWAEGSFRTPLGEVPVDAEFAKKLLRSDGRFVSRKDAHEREHSVEVQVPFIQVLFPRAKIVPVVVGSADPDLCDALGDALADAAADRGALIVASTDLSHYPAQDDAATTDGRVLRAIAAGDPDSVRATIRREMNRGIPGLSTAACGEAPILVVMRAARRLGAPYGVAVSYANSGDAAIGDPGRVVGYGAVVFGTGVTSPDFSGLDRPSAKGDGSPLRADQKRALLRHARCTIDQYLRTRTAPLPRADDPELLVARGAFVTLKKNGELRGCIGHMGEDRPLYRVVSETALKSAFSDRRFAPLTLEEWGEIAIEISVLTPRRRVAKPGDIVVGRDGVVIEKDGRSAIFLPQVAPEQGWSREEMLDHLCAKAGLPGGCWKKEARLFVFQADVFHEEEVVR